A window of Sphingomonas adhaesiva contains these coding sequences:
- a CDS encoding CAP domain-containing protein, translated as MRPKRHAAIATLMLLLGGCSADAGPPRVIEPRVDTAPAARGEALLRQAMMAGHNRARADVGVPPLVWDDTLAASAAAYAREMAQTGRFAHAEQPQGPAREGENLFTGTRGAYRYDEMVRLWVDERRDFVNRPVPGASRTGDWGGVAHYVQIVWRDTKRVGCAVASGRSDDYLVCRYSPAGNVVGQTAF; from the coding sequence ATGCGCCCGAAACGCCATGCCGCCATCGCCACCCTGATGCTCCTGCTCGGGGGATGCTCCGCCGATGCGGGGCCGCCGCGCGTGATCGAGCCGCGCGTCGATACCGCCCCGGCCGCGCGCGGCGAGGCGCTGCTGCGCCAGGCGATGATGGCGGGGCATAATCGCGCCCGCGCCGATGTCGGCGTCCCGCCGTTGGTGTGGGATGACACGCTGGCCGCGTCCGCTGCGGCCTATGCGCGCGAGATGGCGCAGACCGGCCGCTTCGCCCATGCCGAGCAGCCGCAGGGACCCGCGCGCGAGGGCGAGAACCTCTTCACCGGCACGCGCGGCGCCTATCGCTATGACGAGATGGTGCGGCTGTGGGTCGACGAGCGGCGCGACTTCGTCAACCGCCCGGTGCCGGGAGCGAGCCGGACGGGCGATTGGGGCGGGGTGGCGCATTACGTCCAGATCGTATGGCGCGACACGAAGCGTGTCGGCTGCGCCGTCGCCAGCGGGCGCAGCGACGACTATCTGGTGTGCCGCTACTCGCCGGCGGGCAATGTCGTGGGGCAGACCGCATTCTGA
- the hemW gene encoding radical SAM family heme chaperone HemW, which yields MPADNIPAAASDEPLALYVHWPFCVSKCPYCDFNSHVREQVDQQRWRDALLADLAHEAALLPGRRLGSIFFGGGTPSLMPPSTVAAIIDAATTAWTPGGDVEITLEANPSSVEAARFADLAAAGVNRVSLGLQALDDTALAFLGRAHDVREGLGALDVAQAAFARVSIDLIYARPDQPLAAWEAELTRALAFGTEHLSLYQLTIEPGTRFATEAAAGRLTIPDGDAAADLFDLTRAMTAAAGRPAYEISNHARPGAESRHNLAYWRYRDYAGIGPGAHGRRHRLASVRRRKPENWLAAVDRNAHGIESEEPLAPETRAAEALLMGLRLAEGVDLARVAARTGLTIDALIDADAVAALPGLIAREGDRLTVSEAGMILLDAILPRVVKVG from the coding sequence ATGCCCGCCGACAATATCCCCGCCGCCGCCAGCGACGAGCCTCTGGCGCTCTACGTCCACTGGCCGTTCTGCGTATCGAAATGCCCCTATTGCGACTTCAACAGCCATGTGCGCGAACAGGTCGACCAACAGCGCTGGCGTGACGCGCTGCTGGCGGATCTGGCGCACGAGGCCGCGTTGCTGCCGGGGCGTCGGCTCGGCTCGATCTTCTTCGGCGGGGGTACGCCGTCGCTGATGCCGCCGTCGACGGTCGCCGCGATCATCGATGCCGCCACGACGGCCTGGACGCCGGGCGGCGATGTCGAGATCACGCTGGAGGCCAATCCCTCCTCGGTGGAGGCGGCACGCTTCGCCGACCTCGCCGCCGCCGGGGTCAACCGCGTGTCGCTGGGGCTCCAGGCGCTGGACGACACCGCGCTCGCCTTCCTGGGGCGGGCGCATGACGTGCGCGAGGGGCTGGGCGCGCTGGATGTCGCGCAGGCGGCGTTCGCGCGGGTCAGCATCGATCTGATCTACGCGCGTCCCGACCAGCCGCTTGCGGCGTGGGAAGCGGAACTGACGCGGGCGCTGGCGTTCGGCACCGAGCATCTGTCACTGTACCAGCTGACGATCGAGCCGGGCACCCGCTTCGCGACCGAGGCGGCGGCGGGGCGGCTGACCATTCCGGACGGCGATGCCGCCGCCGATCTGTTCGACCTGACCCGCGCGATGACCGCGGCGGCGGGCCGGCCGGCCTATGAGATTTCGAACCATGCCCGCCCGGGCGCGGAGAGCCGCCACAACCTCGCTTACTGGCGCTACCGCGATTATGCCGGCATCGGTCCCGGTGCGCACGGCCGCCGCCACCGGCTGGCCAGCGTGCGTCGGCGCAAGCCCGAAAACTGGCTCGCCGCGGTCGATCGCAACGCGCACGGTATCGAAAGCGAGGAGCCGCTTGCGCCCGAAACCCGCGCGGCGGAGGCGCTGCTGATGGGGCTGCGGCTGGCGGAAGGGGTCGATCTGGCGCGCGTCGCGGCGCGCACCGGGCTGACGATCGACGCGCTGATCGATGCGGACGCGGTCGCCGCGCTCCCCGGGCTGATCGCGCGCGAGGGCGACCGGCTGACGGTCAGCGAGGCGGGCATGATCCTGCTCGACGCGATCCTGCCGAGAGTCGTGAAGGTGGGGTAG
- a CDS encoding penicillin-binding protein activator, producing the protein MAEANARPQRVVSRLVTLAGALLLAACSTVVPRGPVQQSVDTAPPPPRVTTPDVAQGLPRDVARNRVALLVPLSGSNAGVGRSLANATQLALLDTKNQQVRITNYDTAPGAAAAARRALAEGAQLILGPLLADDVRAVAPIARAANVPVLSFSNDVSVAGNGAYVLGYAPAQAIERVVSYAAGKGISNFGGLVPNALYGSRASTAFLRAVEQAGGRVVSLQTYDRGSGAIAGAVQRMAKDAPFGAVLIADGATQANAAVPLLRRSSPSTQILGTELWNSDNNVAGAASLNGAWFASVPNTLYRQYARNYRTRFGASPYRLSSLGYDSVLLVVRIARDWKPGSVFPESRLRDGDGFAGIDGAFRFGRDGVAERMLEVQEVRGATTVTVSPAPTEFRR; encoded by the coding sequence ATGGCAGAGGCGAACGCACGGCCGCAACGGGTCGTTTCCCGGCTGGTCACGCTGGCGGGGGCGTTGTTGCTGGCGGCGTGTTCGACGGTCGTGCCGCGCGGGCCGGTGCAGCAGAGCGTCGACACCGCGCCGCCGCCGCCGCGGGTGACGACGCCGGACGTGGCGCAGGGGCTGCCGCGCGACGTCGCGCGCAACCGCGTCGCGCTGCTGGTGCCGCTGTCGGGCAGCAATGCGGGCGTCGGGCGCAGCCTGGCCAACGCGACCCAGCTGGCGCTGCTGGATACGAAGAACCAGCAGGTCCGCATCACCAATTACGACACCGCGCCCGGTGCCGCGGCGGCGGCGCGCCGCGCGCTGGCGGAGGGCGCGCAGCTGATCCTGGGGCCGCTGCTGGCGGACGACGTCCGCGCGGTGGCGCCGATCGCGCGGGCCGCGAACGTGCCGGTGCTGTCCTTCTCCAACGACGTCAGCGTGGCCGGAAACGGCGCCTATGTCCTGGGTTACGCCCCGGCGCAGGCGATCGAGCGGGTGGTGAGCTATGCCGCGGGCAAGGGGATCAGCAACTTCGGCGGACTGGTGCCCAACGCGCTCTACGGCAGCCGCGCGTCGACCGCCTTCCTGCGCGCGGTCGAGCAGGCCGGGGGGCGTGTCGTCTCGCTCCAGACCTACGACCGCGGCTCGGGCGCGATCGCGGGCGCGGTGCAGCGGATGGCGAAGGACGCGCCGTTCGGCGCGGTGCTGATCGCTGACGGCGCGACGCAGGCGAATGCCGCGGTCCCGCTGCTGCGGCGCAGCTCCCCCTCGACGCAGATCCTGGGCACCGAATTGTGGAATTCGGACAATAACGTCGCGGGTGCCGCGTCGCTGAACGGGGCGTGGTTCGCCAGCGTGCCCAACACGCTCTACCGCCAATATGCGCGCAACTATCGCACGCGCTTCGGCGCGTCGCCCTACCGACTGTCCAGCCTGGGCTATGACTCCGTGCTGCTGGTGGTGCGCATCGCGCGCGACTGGAAGCCGGGCAGCGTCTTCCCCGAAAGCCGGCTGCGCGATGGCGACGGGTTCGCCGGGATCGACGGGGCGTTCCGCTTCGGTCGCGACGGGGTGGCGGAGCGGATGCTGGAGGTGCAGGAGGTGCGCGGCGCGACCACGGTGACGGTGTCGCCCGCGCCGACCGAGTTCCGGCGATAG